The Cyprinus carpio isolate SPL01 chromosome B22, ASM1834038v1, whole genome shotgun sequence genome contains the following window.
TAAAGGAATAAAGCTACATGTCAAATATCTGCACAGTAACTCCTCTTTTATATCTAGAGGAGATAGCGTGACATCACAAATACACAGTTTGTATGAGGATGGATAGTGATTGATAGTATTTCATAcaacattttaagtattttacattGATAGACCAccttaaaaattataaatgggttattatttactcacgttgttctcaaaagtttttttttccacctggTTTGATGTCAGTGATGATCGATCATAAGATTAGACACAAAACCAAGTAAGTTTGAGGCAATTGACGTCAAAACTGCTGCAAGCCATCTTGACACACCATATTTGAATTTATGCAAACAAGATTTAAAAGCTATGAATTTTGTtttagcaaattaaaattttgtggttttaaaagaaattgaatatatgtacagtatggaactccaaaaaatgacaaaaatcaccataaacaatatgtagatttatttatttgtagtgaTATTTAACAaatgacagataaataaataaatacctttttatattatatattattatacaaaataatattatattatttaattttgcattatttttggtaaaaaaagaaacaccataAATGGTGTTTatccatttttttatgttaattgtgCTTTTTCACCATAAATCTGCATAATAGTTATGGTAATTCGACAAAACATTGTTACCAAAGagtacaaaaaaagtataaaaacaatgaaataataaatgataaaaaaaattaaaaatcaaccaataaataaataaatattaaaatgcataatactatataatattatattttaaacataatatttggtGGAAAAAAgcgtatttatttatatagatttttcaCCGAAAATcaccataatatatatttttttgatgctTAGACAAAAATGTTCACCAaacagcattaaataaaaaataaatcaccataaataaataataagcaaatataaatgataattaaataaaaaaaaatactaaacttgatttatttgtgatgatttttgtcattttcggAGCtcagtgtttatataaatactgtatggaaaagagcagtcaATACAATCTAGAAAAATAACTTTTGGAATGACATAACTGCGAGTAAGTGATgacaaaactgtcattttatAAAGTGTTAAATAAGCTTCATTGTAGCTCTGAATCAAAATGcactattatatttaattattataacatGACCATGTCTCATTTATCTCATTTATTAAGTAAACCACACTCTAAACAATTCCATTGTGGACTCAACAAGTTAAAACAAGTTCTGTGCCGCTCAATTAGAGCTTTATTCATCCACTGAAGATTAGTCAGATCTTCAATCGTATCCGCTTCCCATGAATACTAaagtcatgtgacacacaggcCCATGTGCATCCCACCAGAGATTCAACACAGCATCAAACACTCTTATTCTATTAAGTCCCTTCATTCATCTCAAATGCCAATGCTCTCGCTCTTGAAATGATGGGCTGGTTGTACGTATTCAATCAGGGATTTTTGACGCCATCTTTTCCCTTTTTAATTAACTGCGGCGTAGTCGCTATCCGCCTTTTTCCCAGCAGTGACCCCAAACCGGAGGATACCGGAGGAGCTTCAACCTGGACGGATCTCAAAGGAGCcccatcacaacaaaaaaacatgctcaCCGACCTATAAAGACCACCATTATTCTGAGATAACTAGACAAGGGGGGAGAGTATTCAATTAAAAAGCCCCTCCTTCTGGGACAAGGACGTCCCAGTGAACCTCCCAGAGGTCTGGTTCTCAGAGGCAGGATGGGCCAGTGGAAAGAGTCTCCTCTGGGGTCTCTCATGGCTATCTACCACACCATCAGCTGAAGTGGCTCCCTTGGGGAGTGGGCTGGTATTTTACGTGAGGTGTTAATGAGTGGGCAGAGCCCTTTTTTCTAGTTATAAAGCGGTGCTAATTTCCTCTGGGCTGCGAGACGCTCATGTGTCCCTTGAGTCCAGAGGGGCGGATCGTGGTCTTCGTCCAACTCCgcctctttttctctgttttggtctGTTAATCATTTACTCTGTCACTCTATAAGTGCGCACTCTCATGTGCACTCATCTCTTGTGGTTTAATACGAGAGGATGAAGATGGTCAGCAATGCCCTCAAGTTCAAACAAACTTGTCATTCATCAACTTTAAGTTGTTGTGGGTTAGTCAAGTGAGCTAAGGactagtttacccaaaaatgaacattggcTGAAAACGTACCAACCGTTGGGTCATCCAGTCtgttcttcattagaacagatttggagaaaatgagcattgcatcacttgctcacacatggatcctctgcagtgaatgggtgccgtcagaatgagagtccaatcaataatccacaagtaatccacacaactccagtccatcgattaacatcttgtgaagtgaaatgctgcatgtttgtaagaaacaaatccatctttaagacATTTGTAACATCAAGcatttgcttctggctaaaatatgaatcctccagtgaaaaagcagctgaatcaggagagaaatatacacagattgAGCACTgcttacaagcaaaaacagtccaaacagTTCTTAAATATGGATTTTGAGGTGAGAAGACAACagtggatggactttttcactggaggaagtgttattatggattatggactggtgtTTTTGACAGAATTGTGACAGTTTATGTCTTAAAGtgaatgccttgatggatttgtttcctacaaacaggcagctttcacttcacaagacattaactgatggactggagtcatgtaaATTACTTTACtggattattatgtttttattagctctttggactctcattttgatggcacccattcagagGATCCAATTAGCCTACAGATAGTTCGGtcgttcattgttgttgttgttgtttttttttttagcaaaactgTAACTTCCACGGCAGCAATGTGGCACTGGTGGGTTTAATGTGTCAAACAGCCATTCAGATATCTATTACTAATTGAAAACCATGCAATTCTAACCAGACAAATTCCCTTATCGTTCAAATCTAAAGACTCAAGGTTTATGAAGCGTCTTCACTTATAAAACCTGTGCGGAGATAGGACTTTCTCCACTGGATTAAAAACTCTACCGtcatataacaaacaaaacaagtattTATGATAGCAATGAATATTTATAGCTGCTATCAGATATCACTGGGATAACAGGTGAATCAGATTTAATCAGATCAGTCCCACCCGTCACATCTCTCTTATTCCTTTGTGATTGCTAAATATCATGCAGTGGGTAAATGATTGACTGGATTTATACCACGGGGTGTTGTCTTTTCTTCCATGGAAATTCAGATAGCCTAACTGTTTCCTGGTAAGAGAAAGGATATAAGTCTTTACTTGAGCAGTTGTGTACATTTCATCAAACAATCGCGCACCTGAAGAGGAATAAACATGGGGAAATCAGTCACTGTGGTTCACTGGCTTCTGCTCACGCTGGGACTAGTTGCGGCTCAAGCAGGTAAAGTCTGAACAGATGTTTGGTTTTTGGAGGGAAATTTAGAAATTTGGAAAACAGCATAACTTGAGTATATTATAGTAAGAGCCAGTGCTCAATTGcaatagttttatatattctAACGTACAGTTTTTGTATTATGGCGCATGTTTTTGTAGAGAAAGCAGAGCAAGTGCTGCCAAACTGGCTTACGGGAATCATTGCCGTTGGTGTGTTCTTCTTTCTGATCTTCGTCACCTTCCTTGTAAACAAAGCCTGGTGTGAAACTCCAAGGTAAATATCTGCTTCAATTTCAACACCCTACCAAAAACGGTAGCAATTTTAACAATAAAGGGACAAAGTtgaactaaaaatgaatatttgtcaacatttactcacgctcttgttgttccaaacctgta
Protein-coding sequences here:
- the pdzk1ip1 gene encoding PDZK1-interacting protein 1; the protein is MGKSVTVVHWLLLTLGLVAAQAEKAEQVLPNWLTGIIAVGVFFFLIFVTFLVNKAWCETPSKPEAVPIEYAMTNVSTRLDAVRSIDDPNAYENAIVHQTDEKATEM